The following proteins are encoded in a genomic region of Pseudodesulfovibrio mercurii:
- the dsrO gene encoding sulfate reduction electron transfer complex DsrMKJOP subunit DsrO: MKNSRRTFIKLAGIAAAGLAVAPKAALASSGGHSPVKANATAVHAEHWAMVIDTTKLHTAEAIDKLAAVCHHIHNVPKIEGKQEVKWLWHDTYAHTFPEQENPHLAEEVHERVFPLLCNHCENPPCVRVCPTKATFQRPDGIVAMDYHRCIGCRYCMAGCPYGSRSFNWGEPRLGLDTAKLNPEFPTRMRGVVEKCNFCVERLAVGKQPACVEASEGAMYFGDLKDPDSEVRKVLREKFTIRRKPSAGTEPSVYYII; this comes from the coding sequence TGGCCTCGAGCGGCGGACACTCCCCGGTCAAGGCCAACGCCACGGCCGTGCATGCCGAGCACTGGGCCATGGTCATCGACACCACCAAGCTGCACACCGCCGAGGCCATCGACAAGCTGGCCGCGGTCTGCCACCACATCCACAACGTGCCCAAGATCGAGGGCAAGCAGGAAGTGAAGTGGCTGTGGCACGACACCTATGCGCATACCTTCCCCGAGCAGGAGAACCCGCACCTGGCCGAAGAGGTCCACGAGCGCGTCTTCCCGCTGCTGTGCAACCACTGCGAGAACCCGCCGTGCGTGCGCGTCTGCCCGACCAAGGCGACCTTCCAGCGGCCCGACGGCATCGTGGCCATGGACTACCACCGCTGCATCGGCTGCCGCTACTGCATGGCCGGCTGTCCCTACGGCTCCCGTTCGTTCAACTGGGGCGAACCCCGGCTCGGCCTGGACACGGCCAAGCTGAACCCCGAGTTCCCCACCCGCATGCGCGGCGTCGTCGAGAAGTGCAACTTCTGCGTCGAGCGGCTGGCCGTGGGCAAGCAGCCCGCCTGCGTGGAGGCCTCGGAGGGCGCCATGTACTTCGGCGACCTGAAGGACCCGGATTCCGAAGTCCGCAAGGTGCTTCGCGAGAAGTTCACCATTCGTCGTAAACCCTCGGCAGGCACTGAGCCCAGTGTTTACTACATCATTTAG